One window from the genome of Osmerus mordax isolate fOsmMor3 chromosome 19, fOsmMor3.pri, whole genome shotgun sequence encodes:
- the LOC136963572 gene encoding septin-4-like: MELQKSSTIVLGEPETTYITSSDSQGPPIRPKSPWGRLDPYDSSEDLDREYVGFATLPNQVHRKSVKKGFEFTLMVAGESGLGKSTLINSLFLTDLYKDKKVLEASEKMVQTVSITKKTVLIEEKGVKLKLNIVDTPGFGDSLNNLQCWTVLSNYIDHKFEQFRLDEIGLNRKNTQDHRVHCCLYFISPHGHGLKPLDVECMRALQDKVNIIPVLAKADSLTRMEITQMKARILSELEKYKIKIYHFSDCDSDEDEEFKLQEIELKNSVPFAVIGSNAVVEGNGRRFRARLYPWGVVEVDNPVHSDFVHLRNMLVRTHMQDLKDVTQEIHYENYRAQWLCKNVDNVRSFIIALRFIIIG; this comes from the exons ATGGAACTCCAAAAAAGCAGCACAATTGTGTTAGGAGAGCCGGAGACAACTTACATTACTTCCTCAGATAGCCAGGGCCCCCCCATTCGACCCAAAAGCCCCTGGGGTCGCCTCGACCCCTATGACTCCAGTGAG GACCTGGACAGGGAGTATGTGGGTTTTGCCACTCTGCCCAACCAAGTACACAGGAAGTCAGTGAAGAAAGGTTTTGAGTTCACTCTGATGGTGGCAG GAGAGTCTGGTCTGGGTAAATCCACTCTTATCAACAGTCTGTTCCTCACTGATCTGTACAAGGACAAGAAGGTTCTTGAGGCCTCAG AGAAGATGGTTCAGACTGTGTCCATCACTAAGAAGACTGTTCTCATTGAGGAGAAAGGAGTGAAGCTCAAACTCAACATTGTGGACACACCAGGATTTGGAGATTCTCTGAACAACTTACAATG CTGGACAGTGTTGTCCAACTACATTGACCATAAGTTTGAGCAGTTCCGCTTGGATGAAATCGGTCTTAACCGCAAGAACACCCAGGACCACAGAGTCCACTGCTGCCTGTACTTCATCTCCCCCCATGGCCACGG CCTGAAGCCTTTGGATGTGGAGTGCATGAGAGCTCTCCAAGACAAGGTCAACATTATCCCTGTGTTGGCCAAAGCAGACAGCCTCACTAGGATGGAAATCACGCAGATGAAAGCCAGG ATTCTGAGTGAATTAGAGAAGTACAAAATTAAGATCTACCATTTTTCTGACTGCGACTCAGATGAAGATGAGGAATTCAAGCTACAGGAAATAGAGTTGAAA aactCTGTTCCGTTTGCTGTGATAGGCAGTAATGCTGTGGTGGAGGGTAACGGCAGGAGATTCAGGGCCCGTCTCTACCCCTGGGGAGTTGTGGAag TTGATAATCCTGTCCACAGTGACTTTGTGCACCTGAGGAACATGCTTGTGAGGACACACATGCAGGACCTGAAAGATGTGACCCAGGAAATACACTATGAAAACTACAGAGCACAGTGGCTTTGTAAAAACGTTGACAATGTAAGGAGTTTTATAATTGCGCTGAGGTTTATCATAATAGGCTAA
- the LOC136963071 gene encoding LIM domain kinase 1-like — protein MSRRDQRFRRGMKGRCCECGCILSQWYYEREAKLYCKRHYWARYGEHCHGCKEAITTGLIMVAGEQKFHPECFTCMNCGMFIGDGDTYTLVERSKLYCGHCYCQGRGSPVKGLSGPLTRSHHTVALVSLPHPVIGRRGLAVSTDHSQKEGTVVKVTELGGALLTSDLLTSIHIGDRVLEINGTPVRNISLDEIQHVIQDTDRPVQLTVEHNPSTSGDPLPPAVAQDTSPCTDSCVHDNLKSSHKLPSLEEEPNPEEQTEEPIRLSRSPTHGQGLTGMRSRHILRSCSIDKSPLSQGAMPLQSQRRDMARSESLRVDSVEKAHRIFRASDLIHGEVLGKGCFGQAIKVTHKETGEVMVMKELIRFDEETQKTFLKEVKVMRCLDHPNVLKFIGLLYKDKRLNFISEYVQAGTLRETINKMDSDFPWRVRVSFAKDIAAGMAYLHSMNVIHRDLNSHNCLVRENQSVVVADFGLARLVVEERNQGRAPSLGRTSVGRVSELRKPDRRKRYTVVGNPYWMAPEMIHGKSYDERVDIFSFGIMLCEVIGRVSADPDYLPRTQDFGLNVPGFLEQYHHPECPSSFLPLAALCCDMEADTRPSFAKLDEWLENLLMHLDIGLSLLSELEQVRHAFWQLYDRSDNQGHYPAQEHNLSKTQKTCIKHSHSMDNNCLEPQNHNSSQNHDPMQSDSELQNNRQSPDHNHTLDGDTNDSQTNSSQKQLQSMNQDLNHDCSKSFEHNHNQPVPNTPQHGPVQHILSPLPSRVHRPRRVCRVVWDRTTEESSFL, from the exons ATGTCACGGCGGGACCAGCGTTTTCGGCGAGGAATGAAAGGAAG GTGCTGTGAATGTGGCTGTATCTTGTCGCAGTGGTACTATGAGAGGGAGGCTAAGCTCTACTGTAAGAGACACTACTGGGCCCGCTATGGGGAGCACTGCCATGGCTGCAAGGAGGCCATCACTACAGGGCTCATCATG GTTGCTGGAGAACAGAAGTTCCACCCTGAGTGTTTTACCTGTATGAACTGCGGGATGTTTATTGGAGACGGAGACACTTACACGCTTGTGGAACGTTCTAAACTCTACTG TGGTCACTGTTACTGCCAGGGAAGGGGTTCCCCTGTGAAAGGGTTGAGCGGGCCCCTGACCAGGAGTCACCACACAGTGGCGCTggtgtctctccctcaccctgtcatcGGTCGCCGAGGACTGGCTGTGTCTACGGATCACAGTCAAAAGGAGGGGACGGTTGTCAAGGTGACAGA GTTGGGCGGAGCtcttctgacctctgacctgcttaCCTCCATTCACATTGGTGACCGGGTCTTAGAAATAAACGGCACTCCAGTCCGAAATATTTCACTGGATGAG ATACAGCACGTAATCCAAGACACAGATCGCCCAGTTCAGCTGACGGTAGAGCACAACCCCTCTACCTCTGGAGATCCTCTCCCCCCCGCGGTCGCCCAGGACACCAGCCCCTGCACTGACTCGTGTGTCCATGACAACCTCAAAAGTTCCCACAAGCTccccagcctggaggaggagcctaACCCAGAGGAACAGACGGAAGAGCCAATCAGACTCAGCCGTTCACCGACTCATGGCCAGGGACTCACGGGAATGCGCTCCAGACACATCCT ACGTAGCTGCAGTATAGATAAGTCCCCCCTTTCTCAGGGTGCTATGCCGTTGCAGTCTCAGCGGAGGGACATGGCTCGCTCTGAGTCATTGCGTGTGGACTCTGTAGAGAAAGCCCACCGAATCTTCAGAGCCTCGGACCTCATCCATGGAGAAGTGCTTGGCAAGGGCTGCTTTGGGCAGGCCATCAAG gTGACACataaggagacaggggaggtgatggtgatgaaggaGCTGATCCGTTTTGATGAGGAGACACAGAAGACCTTCCTCAAGGAG GTGAAGGTCATGAGATGTCTGGACCACCCCAATGTTCTTAAGTTCATCGGGCTACTCTACAAAGATAAACGTCTGAACTTCATCTCCGAGTACGTCCAAGCAGGGACTCTACGAGAAACCATCAATAAAATG GACAGTGACTTCCCCTGGAGAGTTAGAGTGAGCTTTGCCAAGGACATTGCTGCTGGAATG GCGTACTTACATTCCATGAACGTCATCCACCGTGATCTCAACTCACACAACTGCCTTGTTAGAGAG AACCAGAGTGTGGTGGTGGCAGACTTTGGCCTGGCCaggctggtggtggaggagaggaaccagGGCAGGGCACCCTCTTTGGGGAGAACTTCAGTAGGGAGAGTGTCTGAGCTCCGTAAGCCAGACCGTAGGAAGAGATACACCGTGGTTGGAAACCCTTACTGGATGGCTCCTGAGATGATTCATG GAAAGAGCTATGATGAGCGGGTGGATATTTTCTCATTTGGCATCATGCTGTGTGAG GTGATAGGCAGAGTGAGTGCTGACCCAGACTACCTTCCAAGGACCCAAGATTTTGGTCTAAATGTCCCAGGTTTTCTGGAGCAGTACCACCACCCTGAGtgcccctcttccttcctaccCCTAGCAGCGCTCTGCTGTGACATGGAAGCAGATACACG tccctcCTTTGCTAAGCTGGATGAGTGGCTGGAGAACCTGTTAATGCACCTGGACATTggactgtctctcctgtctgaacTGGAGCAGGTACGCCATGCCTTCTGGCAGCTCTATGACCGCTCTGACAACCAGGGCCACTACCCAGCCCAAGAGCACAACCTCTCAAAGACCCAGAAAACCTGCATAAAGCACAGCCACTCCATGGACAACAACTGCTTGGAGCCCCAAAACCACAACAGCTCTCAAAATCATGATCCCATGCAAAGTGATTCAGAACTCCAGAACAATAGACAAAGCCCTGACCACAACCACACTTTGGATGGAGATACCAATGACTCACAAACCAACAGCTCCCAGAAACAACTGCAGTCTATGAACCAAGACCTTAACCATGACTGTTCAAAAAGCTTTGAACACAACCATAACCAACCAGTACCAAACACACCACAACATGGCCCGGTACAACACATTCTTAGCCCACTGCCAAGCCGAGTCCATAGACCCAGGAGGGTATGCCGGGTGGTATGGGACAGAACCACAGAAGAAAGCTCATTCCTATGA
- the LOC136963074 gene encoding uncharacterized protein, which translates to MLFACSPGGGSGGVPGAGTAGGVGGDPGRLPGGGTGYGGGGPGGAGPGYPGSLGYGAGGQKSKAAKAAKYAAMQAFLGAGGYRGGAGCQGKYCGRKRK; encoded by the exons ATGTTGTTTGCTTGTTCTCCAGGTGGAGGATCAGGAGGAGTGCCTGGTGCAGGAACTGCAGGGGGAGTAGGAGGTGACCCAGGGCGGTTACCAG GAGGGGGTACTGGCTATGGTGGTGGTGGTCCTGGTGGTGCTGGTCCTGGGTATCCAG GTTCTCTAGGATACGGAGCAGGAGGACAGAAAT CCAAGGCAGCAAAAGCAGCCAAGTATGCTGCCATGCAGGCCTTCCTGGGAGCAGGGGGCTATAGAG ggggtgctggaTGCCAGGGTAaatactgtggcaggaagaggaagtga
- the LOC136963073 gene encoding uncharacterized protein, with the protein MDLVEQVLEALVELGLVVPDIQLVQEQGQALENHPKAMGELVAVLELDEVATDQVVLEQDQVVMNQVELELDQVVLEQDQVVMDQVELELAQVVLEQDQVVMDQVEPELDQVVMDQVELELAQVVLEQDQVVMDQVEPELDQVVMDQVVLELDQVATDQVEPELDQVVPELDQVVMDQVEPELDQVVMDQVEPELDQVATEVEEWEQGNQLNQVMAPWAVRVMDQVEEQGRDQEQEQEG; encoded by the exons ATGGACCTGGTGGAGCAGGTCCTGGAGGCTTtggtggagctggggctggtg GTCCCAGATATCCAACTGGTGCAGGAACAGGGACAGGCACTGGAAAACCACCCAAAA GCTATGGGGGAGCTGGTGGCAGTGCTGGAGCTGGACGAGGTGGCTACGGACCAGGTGGTGCTGGAGCAGGACCAGGTGGTTATGAACcaggtggagctggagctggaccaGGTGGTGCTGGAGCAGGACCAGGTGGTTATGGACcaggtggagctggagctggcccAGGTGGTGCTGGAGCAGGACCAGGTGGTTATGGACCAGGTGGAGCCGGAGCTGGACCAGGTGGTTATGGACcaggtggagctggagctggcccAGGTGGTGCTGGAGCAGGACCAGGTGGTTATGGACCAGGTGGAGCCGGAGCTGGACCAGGTGGTTATGGACCAGGTGGTGCTGGAGTTGGACCAGGTGGCTACGGACCAGGTGGAGCCGGAGCTGGACCAGGTGGTGCCGGAGCTGGACCAGGTGGTTATGGACCAGGTGGAGCCGGAGCTGGACCAGGTGGTTATGGACCAGGTGGAGCCGGAGCTGGACCAGGTGGCTACGGAGGTGGAGGAATGGGAGCAAGGAAACCAGCTAAATCAG GTTATGGCTCCTTGGGCGGTGCGGGTTATGGACCAG gtggaggagcaggggcgaGACCAGGAGCAGGAACAGGAGGGCTAG
- the LOC136963573 gene encoding fibroin heavy chain-like, whose amino-acid sequence MARGSVASFLHGFLLLGLWKPSLQGGVYIPAGAGGGAGAGLGAGTGPGAGFGPGGGAGTGFGPGGGAGVGPGGFGPASGGAGRGGGPGGVGPGGVGPGGVGPGGVGPGGVGPGGVGPGGYGTGLGPGGAGAGGTPQKTGGGYGVGVGGPGGLGVGFGAGLGGGGYGGLGTGGVGGGVRGAGGLGVGGVGSGGQGAGGVGPGGQGAGLGPGGGYGSYGGPGGGQYPGGQKRPKTGAGTALGGTGYWPGGRYGPGGGGGFGPGGGGGFGPGGTGTGPGGAGGAGPGGAGGVGPGGAGGVGPGGAGGVGPGGAGGVGPGGAGGVGPGGAGGVGPGGVGPGGAGGVGPGGAGGVGPGGAGGVGPGGAAVPAGVFPQTGVPGGGLGGKSSGKASKVPGFGGRGVLPGVATGSGLGPQTGSGVLGQGGVGNGGGGAGRGGFGGQQLPGVFRGYPLISPKSGTVEFLGELEAVSVLEPVLELGPAHREDLGVQVEFRVEGLEQGVAMVLEELVLVLVVLAMGREGLVQEGLVLGLVVLVLGLVVLAMVQEGLVLGLVVLVLGLEVLAMVLEGLVLGLVVLVLGLEVLAMVLEGWVLCLEVLAMVLEGWVLDLVVLAMVLEDLVLGLVVLVLGLVVLAMGLVVQELDKVLAMVLVEQELDQEVPAMVLVEQELDQEGLVVEACLVVPLESQVVDRVLDVEDFQEEELDQEVPAMVLVEQELDQEVPAMALVEQEQDLVLGMVLVVQELDKVLAMVLVEQELDQEVPAMVLVEQELDQVLAMVLVVQELDKVLAMVLVEQELDQEVPAMVLEEQELDQEVQAMVLVEQELDQEVPAMVLEEQELDQEAKEEFLAEPAMVLVVQELDQEVPAMVLVEQVLDQEVPAMVLVEQELDQEVPAMDLVEQELDQEVQAMVLVGQELDQEELDQEVQAMVLVEQELDQEVLGQDQELELEDMMLMPKLVNMACVVVPLESQAVDRVLDVEDSQEEELDQEVPGMALVVQELDQVLAMVRVEQELDQGVQAMVLVEEELDQEGAGRGGLPGGGAGAGLGQGRVPGSQGNGLYGLGVGYGPGGAAAGTGLGQGVGLGSGLGGGGGGVPGRGVGAGGYPGGTKTQKYGPGGGGGTPGGGLGGRFGVPGGGAALGGGAASPFGPGAGGVGGGVPGAGYGTGAGAGPGAGYGPGGGYGAGAGAGPGAGYGPGSGGGYGVRPGGYGTGPGGYGTGPGGYGPGAGSKAAKYGQPGGTGGTGTGTGAGAGAVTGTGTGTGTGTGTGAGAGAGAGAGTGTGAGAGAGTGTGTGAGAGAGTGTGTGAGAGAGTEGVSGGTGNGTGGTGGSRVTPAPGVTGGQATAAGTGAGAGVPDGAGTGKEGKDGDGAAGEPGGAGGVLEGSGSSGGDGTGITGGPIDGGIEGGLDIITPGGTGIPIIGGKPDKTDLGGTPVPGGTGVPVPEIGAGVVQPSAGTGVAGAGVPSRGASLGDIAGGLPGAKPLKPPGVPRGDTPGEGDGEGAEVIEGGPGGVEGGPGGVGGGPGGLEVDPEVWEVAREELEVDQEVWEVAREELKVDQEVWEVAQDMALMGLAAWVLEEWEEVLEELEEVLEE is encoded by the exons GAGCTGGTGGTACACCTCAAAAAACAG GAGGTGGCTATGGTGTTGGAGTTGGAGGTCCTGGAGGACTCGGGGTTGGATTTGGAGCAGGTCTAGGAGGAGGAG GATATGGAGGCCTCGGAAcagggggtgtgggtggaggagtaCGAGGAGCAGGTGGCCTGGGAGTTGGTGGTGTTGGATCTGGAGGCCAGGGAGCTGGTGGTGTTGGACCTGGAGGTCAGGGTGCAGGACTAGGACCAGGAG GTGGCTATGGAAGTTATGGCGGACCTGGTGGGGGTCAGTACCCTGGAGGCCAGAAACGCCCCAAAACAG GAGCAGGAACAGCACTGGGAGGCACTGGATATTGGCCTGGAGGAAGATATgggcctggaggtggaggaggatttgggcctggaggtggaggaggatttGGGCCCGGAGGCACTGGAACAGgtcctggtggtgctggtggagcaggtcctggtggtgctggtggagtTGGGCCTGGAGGTGCTGGTGGAGTTGgacctggtggtgctggtggagttgggcctggtggtgctggtggagtTGGGCCTGGAGGTGCTGGTGGAGTTGgacctggtggtgctggtggagtTGGACCTGGTGGAGTTGGGCCTGGAGGTGCTGGTGGAGTTGGGCCTGGAGGTGCTGGTGGAGTTGgacctggtggtgctggtggagtGGGCCCAGGTGGAGCTGCTGTGCCAGCAGGAG TGTTTCCTCAGACTGGAGTGCCAGGGGGAGGACTTGGAGGGAAAAGCAGTGGAAAAGCCTCCAAAGTCCCAG GTTTTGGAGGGCGTGGAGTCCTGCCTGGTGTTGCCACAGGATCTGGACTTGGACCCCAAACTG gATCTGGAGTTCTTGGCCAGGGAGGAGTTGGaaatggaggtggtggag CTGGCCGAGGCGGTTTTGGTGGACAGCAGCTGCCAGGAGTGTTCCGTGGATACCCGCTCATATCACCCAAGTCAGGTACT GTGGAGTTCCTGGGGGAGCTGGAAGCGGTCTCGGTTTTGGAGCCGGTGCTGGAGCTGGGGCCGGCACACAGGGAGGACCTGGGGGTGCAGGTGGAGTTCCGGGTGGAGGGCCTGGAGCAG GGGGTGGCTATGGTCCTGGAGGAGCTGGTACTGGTCCTGGTGGTGCTGGCTATGGGCCGGGAGGGGCTGGTCCAGGAGGGGCTGGTACTGGGCCTGGTGGTGCTGGTACTGGGCCTGGTGGTGCTGGCTATGGTCCAGGAGGGGCTGGTACTGGGCCTGGTGGTGCTGGTACTGGGCCTGGAGGTGTTGGCTATGGTCCTGGAGGGGCTGGTACTGGGCCTGGTGGTGCTGGTACTGGGCCTGGAGGTGTTGGCTATGGTCCTGGAGGGGTGGGTACTGTGCCTGGAGGTGTTGGCTATGGTCCTGGAGGGGTGGGTACTGGACCTGGTGGTGCTGGCTATGGTCCTGGAGGATCTGGTACTGGGCCTGGTGGTGTTGGTACTGGGCCTGGTGGTGCTGGCTATGGGCCTGGTGGTGCAGGAACTGGACAAGGTGCTGGCTAtggtcctggtggagcaggaactggaccaggaggtgccggctatggtcctggtggagcaggaactggaccaggagggGCTGGTAGTGGAG GCATGCTTAGTGGTGCCCTTGGAGTCCCAGGTGGTGGACAGGGTGCTGGACGTGGAGGACTtccaggaggag gaactggaccaggaggtgccggctatggtcctggtggagcaggagctGGACCAGGAGGTGCCGGCTATGgccctggtggagcaggagcaggacctGGTACTGGGTATGGTCCTGGTGGTGCAGGAACTGGACAAGGTGCTGGCTAtggtcctggtggagcaggaactggaccaggaggtgccggctatggtcctggtggagcaggagctGGACCAGGTGCTGGCTATGGTCCTGGTGGTGCAGGAACTGGACAAGGTGCTGGCTAtggtcctggtggagcaggaactGGACCAGGAAGTGCCGGCTAtggtcctggaggagcaggaactggaccaggaggtgcaggctatggtcctggtggagcaggaactggaccaggaggtgcCGGCTAtggtcctggaggagcaggaactggaccaggag GCCAAGGAGGAGTTCCTGGCAGAACCGGCTATGGTCCTGGTGGTGcaggaactggaccaggaggtgccggctatggtcctggtggagcaggtactggaccaggaggtgccggctatggtcctggtggagcaggagctGGACCAGGAGGTGCCGGCTATGGacctggtggagcaggaactggaccaggaggtgcaggctatggtcctggtggggcaggaactggaccaggag gaactggaccaggaggtgcaggctatggtcctggtggagcaggaactggaccaggaggtgcTGGGCCAAGACCAGGAACTGGAGCTGGAG GATATGATGCTGATGCCAAAGCTCGTAAATATG GCATGCGTAGTGGTGCCCTTGGAGTCCCAGGCGGTGGACAGGGTGCTGGACGTGGAGGACTcccaggaggag gaactggaccaggaggtgcCGGGTATGGCCCTGGTGGTGCAGGAGCTGGACCAGGTGCTGGCTATGGTCCGGGTGGAGCAGGAACTGGACCAGGGGGTGCAGGCTATGGTCCTGGTGGAGGAagaactggaccaggag GGTGCTGGACGTGGAGGACTtccaggaggaggtgctggggctggactAGGACAAGGAAGAGTGCCTGGTAGTCAGGGCAATGGTCTATATGGATTAGGTGTTGGTTATGgaccaggaggagcagcagcagggacTGGTCTTGGGCAGGGAGTGGGACTTGGGTCTgggcttggaggaggaggaggaggagtgcctGGCCGAGGTGTTGGAGCTGGAG GATATCCTGGTGGTACAAAGACTCAGAAATATG GTcccggtggaggtggtggaaccCCTGGTGGTGGTCTTGGTGGCAGGTTCGGTGTCCCTGGAGGAGGTGCAGCCCTGGGAGGAGGTGCTGCCTCACCCTTTGGCCCTGGGGcaggaggtgtaggaggaggggtGCCTGGGGCCGGGTATGGaactggagcaggagcaggtcCAGGAGCAGGTTATGGTCCAGGAGGTGGATATGGAgccggggcaggggcagggcctGGGGCTGGATATGGACCTGGCTCAGGAG GAGGATATGGTGTCAGACCAGGGGGCTATGGAACTGGACCTGGTGGCTATGGGACTGGACCTGGGG GATATGGCCCTGGAGCTGGATCTAAAGCAGCCAAATATG GTCAACCAGGTGGGACTGGAGGAACAGGGACTGGGACTGGAGCTGGTGCTGGGGCAgtaacaggaacaggaacaggaacaggaacaggaacaggaacaggtgctggagctggagctggagctggggcaggaacaggaacaggtgctggagctggggcaggaacaggaacaggaacaggtgctggagctggggcaggaacaggaacaggaacaggtgctggagctggggcaggaACAGAGG GAGTGTCGGGTGGAACAGGAAATGGAACCGGAGGCACAGGAGGTTCAAGAGTCACACCTGCCCCAGGAGTAACAGGAGGTCAAGCAACAGCGGCAGGCACCGGGGCAGGAGCAG GTGTCCCCGATGGTGCTGGAACTGGAAAAGAGGGCAAGGATGGTGATGGAGCTGCAG GTGAACcaggtggtgctgggggagttCTAGAAGGATCTGGAAGTTCTGGAGGTGACG GTACTGGCATCACAGGTGGACCAATAGATGGAGGGATTGAAGGAGGACTAGACATAATCACTCCTGGTGGGACTGGAATCCCCATCATTGGTGGGAAACCAG ACAAAACCGACCTTGGGGGGACCCCTGTTCCAG GTGGAACTGGAGTTCCAGTACCAGAAA TTGGTGCTGGAGTAGTCCAACCCAGTG CTGGGACAGGTGTTG CTGGAGCAGGAGTGCCCTCTAGAG GCGCTTCACTTGGGGACATTGCTGGTGGGCTTCCTGGAGCCAAACCTCTAAAGCCTCCAG GTGTCCCAAGAGGAGACACACCTGGTGAAGGAGATGGTGAAGGTGCAGAAGTCATCGAAGGAGGTCCAGGAGGAGTTGAAGGAGGACCagggggtgtgggaggagggccaggagga TTGGAGGTGGACCCGGAGGTGTGGGAGGTGGCCCGGGAGGAGTTGGAGGTGGACCAGGAGGTGTGGGAGGTGGCCCGGGAGGAGTTGAAGGTGGACCAGGAGGTGTGGGAGGTGGCCCAa GATATGGCCCTGATGGGGCTGGCAGCCTGGGTgctggaggagtgggaggaggtcctggaggagttggaggaggtcctggaggagtag